The genomic region CATCAAAGGTTCTTCTAGTCTTGATTGTACTCTGGAGTGCTACTTATTAGAAATATATTTCATGAAAACAAGGAGGATGGACTTGGACTTCATACAAGACAGAATTATGCATTTATCTTCTTTTCAGGTTTTGTGTACAGACAATAAAAATTGTATATGGCTAAGAGCTTGCAGGCACAAATTCACAGGTTTAACACAGAGTAGGGGATACAAATTTAAACTAAGACGATAAGAAGCAGAAGAAAGAGTAACATACAGATTCTAGAGATATTGGGATCTTCATCTTGAATTTCATCTGCAGCTCTGAGAATCTCATCAATATCCCTATTATTCGCAAGTGATGACGGAACGTTTCCGGCAATGCCAGTACCATGCCTCCCATACAAATCAGGCCCCATCCTTTCCCTCCTTAACACTGCGCGGACTAAGCGCTCCCATCGCTCCTCAACTCGAGCCATTTTCTGCAAAATCACAACACATTATCAACAAATTCCCACGCCGAAAGTCAAACCGGAACAATTCAACAATCGAAAACGCCCAATGGCACACATTCTCCTAATCACAGCATTTACTGATTCTCAATTCCAATTTATAACACAAAAAGATACCGAATAATCGAGAATTTAACTCCAGAAAAGCTCCATCTACTGCTAGGTTAACTGAAGACTAACTATAATCAAATATCGCAACTATATCTAATTGAATTTTAAATCCAAGCCAACTCTGACACTTGAAGCTAAATCCGAGCTAAGCCTCTGAAATTTGAAACCCTAACACACACACACACAAGCAACGAACAACAACGAGATCCTTCTAATCCCTAAGCTTCAACTCATTTTTCTCAGCGAAAAGCTAAAGCGAAGAGAATCGGACGTACCGGATTGGAGAAACGAGGAGTGAATGCGAAGCCCTAGCGGGGCGAGTTGACGGCGAGTTGAATCAGTCTCCGATATCGGCGCTCTGGGTTTTTGATTTCATAGAGAGAGAGAGAGAGAGAAGGCGAAGAAGGCGGAGGAGGTAAATGTGGGTTTAAAAACTGAAGAAAAGGGCAAAGAGAAAGGGGAGAGAAAACAGAACGAATCTGATTGTAAGAGAAAAGGGGCGACCGGCGTTACCGGGTATAGCCGGTTCGGTCGAGTTACGGGCTTTTGGGCTTGGGTCTTTCACCCACGTTGCTCAGTTTCACGCGGAGAAGAAAACTCGTGGGCACGTGAGCCGCGTGTGACCCATTACGCTCTTTTCTTTCTTGGTTAGGAAGGAAATCTAGTTAAGGAAGCCACACACCCATGAAAAGGTTTCGTTGCTTCCTTTTGAAAGTGACTTTTAATGCATCAATGAGAACGAAATGTGATAACAATGACTCGACCTCAATGTGATCCGACGCAATCAAAGTTAGAATAGGGTCTAGTGTGGCATCTTTGAGGTGAAAGTGAAGTCGATTAATACTACTCTATCTTGCCCTATTCGGTTCCTCTTGATAAAGATTTTAGAAGTCCTCAATCTTTTCTAAATCATTTTTTCTCTTTTCTAGTTACATTATGAAAAGTAAAACTCGGATGTCTAATGAGAAAACTAATGTCACTACACCCAATTAAGGCACCTTACTAGTAGCGACGTGTTGAGGAATGAGTTGAAAGTGTTGAACGACTACATCTAAACGGGTCCTTTGGTGTTTGCGACCTTAAAAAGGCCCTCATGCAACTGGTTAGGGTTTAGCCCATACCACATGGGCCCAGTTTCCCTTTGCTACCATAATTTTCATTTCAGCCAATTTGCTACCCTATTTTTTCATAATTAGCCAATTTATTATTCTAACTATTAAATCTGTCAATTTGCTACCCTTCCATCAAATTTGCTACTTTAGGTTTTTTAAGATTAATCAATTTACTTATCAAAATTTCAATATCGAGATATCGACCAACTAACCTTCGATTTTCATAATTAATTCATATTTAGATGAAGAAATAAACAAAATAAAATGACAAAAATTGTAGCAAGTTGGCTAATTTTGAAAATATAAGATATCAAATTGGTAAAAATAATAGTTAGTGTAGCAATTTGGCTAAAAAACCTTTTGGAGATGCTTTTCTTGGTTGCCTTGGCGGTGACTTAATCTTATGTGACGAATGTCCATCATCATTTCACAAGAGTTGCCTTGGATTGAAGGTAGCTTCTTCTTCTTCTTCTCTATCAATCTTTTGTTTTTTTTGTATTTCTTTTCTCATTCACCAGAACTTATTATACTTTTGATGATCACAAGTTTGAGATTCTTACCTACTTCATCTTAATTGGTCTTTCCTCTACAGTATGTTCCAAAGGGTGAGTGGTTCTGTCCATCTTGCCGTTGTGGAGTATGTGGCCAAAGAAAAGAAGACAAAAGAACCTATTACTCATCCTGATATTCTCACCTGTGGTCAGTGCGAGCACAAATGTAGGTTCATTTTCATCTGTTCAAATCATCCAAAACATTGTTTAGTAAGGGTCCTTTTTTTGTGTGGATTCTGTTAGCTACCGTTCCCTCACCTTATTGTTGTCCCTTTAGATTGGTATTATATTATCGTTCAATATTAGATAGGAAAATACTTGTGCTTAGATAATATCTGCGGAAGCTTCTCGTGCAAACAACTTACAAAGCCACAAATAGGTATAATCTACAACTTTCAGTTGTATGCTGTTAGACTACAGCAGATGGATGAAAATAAAAGACAGAGACAAGAAGAGAGTATGTGAAAGGGAAATATTTAGTGAGTGGGTTTTAGAGGCAGGAAGAGAGTATGTGAGGAATCCAAAATTCTGTTATAGATGACCAGAAGAAAGAAGTTCTAGGTTCCCATAGAATTTTCAAGGTTGATTTTACCATCAAATTGTTTAATCTTTTCAGTTTTTTATCTTTTGAAGAGAATCTTTTCACTTTTTAAAATGCTGAAATTGTCCAATCTTTGAATTGCATCTAGTTTTTGATCTATTTGTTAAGTTGGTAACTTGCTGTTGAACATTGGATATCTAAGAAATTTAAGTCTTATAAGGGTTGGTTATGTCAGATTGAACATGGAAATTAGAACTCTAGTTTGAAGTTCCAGAGTTGTTGTTGTTTTTTATTTTGATTTTTCACAAGTTACTGGTTTTATGATATTGAGTTGCACATAAAGTGTTCAATAACAATTTAAATACATTTGTGTGCTATGAATAGATGCCTGACTATTCACAAGTAACTTGACTTTCTATTCTTCGAAGTGTGTTTTTTAATGGTCTAATTGGTATGCCGTAATTGTCGACATTTTGAATCAAGGATTAAATTCAGTTTGCCCCCTCGTGCTTTAGGTCAATAATTAGTTTGGTCTCATATCTTTTTTTTTAATACAGTTGGTCCTTGTACTCTCAAATGACATCATTTAAGTCCAAAATTCGAATTTTAGTGCAAAAATGGGTGAGTTTGGTCCTTGAAAAATGATTTTTTTTTCACCGTTAGAATGTTTATTTGCCCTATTTGTAGGTTAAAAAGCTCAAATATGGATCCCCATGTCCAGTTTCAAGTCAGCAAATAATTATTATTTTTGAAGCCAATTATTAAAATTTTGGACTTAGTTGATGATNNNNNNNNNNNNNNNNNNNNGTTATTAAAAAAAAGATATATGACCAAACTGATTATTGACCTAAAGTACAAGGGGGCAAACTGAATTTAATCCTTGAATCAATTGCAAATCAGTTCACGTACTATATTATTTTCAAAGCTCAGTAAAGTAGTTTATATTGTAGTTTATATTGTGAATCATATGTACAAATGAAGAGACATGATTATATATCTGAGAACTCATGGCTACTGCTAAGAGAGCATTAAATTTTTCTATGTTTTAGAATTCTCTAGCCAAAGAGAGTGGTGTTGCCGTGTTGGTGTGCACATTTAGCATGCAGTTGACGGCTAATAATAACAAAATAAACTCATTGTGGCACTTCAAAGAGTCTAATTTTTCTTTTTAAATTTCCCAATTGTGTAGATCACACTGGGTGCTTGAGAAAAGGAGGTGTCGATATGTCGGAAAGTGAATCCAAAGGAAATTGGTTTTGCAGCAAGAATTGTAAAAAGGTATCTCAAAGTCAAAGATGCTATCAATATTATGTTAGTTTACTTTTGGATTTAATTTCCTTTTGTCTCAGCTTTTGCAAGAAAAATTCCTGAAGCTCAAAGTTCTCAAAAAAAAAAATTCCTGAAGCTCAAGGGAAATTTAAGCCTAGGAACTGCTATGGGAAACTGCTTCTTGTCTATTCCTATTTTTTTTCCCTTCATGTTGATGGTGTGGGATATGACAGTTTCAAATTTTCAGATATCTTTGGGGCTCCACAAGCTTTTGGGGAAACAATTTTCCGTCGGTGTTGGGAAATTAACTTGGTCACTTCTGAAGTCCATGAAAAGCGAAACTGATAATGATGCCATTACGGAGAGTTTTAGCAGGCTTAGTATTGCCCTTGATGTAATGCATGAGAGATCTTGCAGAAGATATCATTTTCAGTAGAGGGTAAGAACTGCTTACCGTCATCTCACATCTTGCAGGCATCACTAGTTAAAATGCTGCTTTTTGGTATTCAGCATTTGTTTATTTATTAATTACTGTCTAATAACCAGTTCTGGAAATTTGCAGGTCAAATCTCAGTCGCTTGAACTTTCAAGGGTTCTATACCTCGCTATTGGAGAGAAATGATGAGCTAATCACTGCAGATACTGTAAGGTGAGCTTTATTCAGCTTGTTTTGAAATGGATGACCATTCTATACCTAGTATATTGTTTCTTAGTTGCTCTTTTGTTGTTCAAAGGATTCATGGAGAGAAGGTGACTGAAGTACCTCTTGTTGCTACCAGGTTTCAATATCGTCGACAAGGAATGTGTCGTGTGTTGATAAATTTACTTGAAAAGGTAATGTACGGAGTGTTCCTGCAGTTTGTTTCCACTCTTGGATCTGATACATACTTACATCCATAACTTCTTGATTACTCTATCGATTCTTATTATTGTCTCCAAATCTTTGTTTAGATGCTTATGGATTTAGGTGTGGAGAGATTGGTTTTGCCTGCTGTCCCCAGTGTGTTAAACACATGGACTACTGCATTTGGGTTTTCAAGAATGACAAAATCTGAGAGGCTGCAATTTCTGGATCATACGTTCCTGGACTTTCAAGATACAATAATGTGTCAAAAACTTCTAATGAAGATCTCTGCAGCCGAACCAAGCCTGTTAATAGGTATCTTATGTTCTTGAACTCTTTCCTCTTTCTCTTTGCCACATAGAACTATGATAAGATGTACAGTATCCATGCTAACTGTAACATGTGATTTTGCAGGAACAAAGCCTCAGATGTCTAGAAGTGCTGATATTGTCGATCTTGATGAGTCCAGTGCTGCCTCTGAAGTGTGTCAACCGGAACGAACAGAGGACAGCCAAACCGTATCCCAGGGACTTGAGTATGTCTCACTTCTTCCGACTATAAATTTAGATGGAAATGAACACAAGAACCCTCATGAAATGAACACAAAATTCACTAGTACTGTAGTAGAGTAGCTCAGATCG from Fragaria vesca subsp. vesca linkage group LG3, FraVesHawaii_1.0, whole genome shotgun sequence harbors:
- the LOC101308072 gene encoding uncharacterized protein LOC101308072, which gives rise to MDHTGCLRKGGVDMSESESKGNWFCSKNCKKISLGLHKLLGKQFSVGVGKLTWSLLKSMKSETDNDAITESFSRLSIALDVMHERSCRRYHFQSNLSRLNFQGFYTSLLERNDELITADTVRIHGEKVTEVPLVATRFQYRRQGMCRVLINLLEKMLMDLGVERLVLPAVPSVLNTWTTAFGFSRMTKSERLQFLDHTFLDFQDTIMCQKLLMKISAAEPSLLIGTKPQMSRSADIVDLDESSAASEVCQPERTEDSQTVSQGLEYVSLLPTINLDGNEHKNPHEMNTKFTSTVVE